The sequence below is a genomic window from Macrobrachium nipponense isolate FS-2020 chromosome 40, ASM1510439v2, whole genome shotgun sequence.
CGCGcagtttaaattctctctctctctctctctctctctctctctctctctctctctctctctctctctctccgttgaatGCATGTTATCAAAACTACGGTAAAACAGTTTTTATGATGAATACGAAATTGCAAGAACACTCATCAACGGGAAGATAAGGCTAAGGATATATACCTATTTAGTACCCGACAGCCACCGTAGCTCGATAACATGGCAGCCCAGAAGCAGTCGTCGTACTTTGGTCCCAGGGGGAAGAAATTGTCTAATTTAAACGACCGTCGTGTCGTGGTCCGATTTGGTGTCATATTTTGCAAAGCGGGCCGACTGTCTTGGgtgtatagaattttttttattgcttttactttTTTCAGCTTCTTGCAATGTCTCGTGACCATTAGGATGTAGTAATAATAAATCACTGACAACTCAACCGCTTggaaaggatattatatatatatatatatatatatatatatatatatatatatatatatatatatatatatataaaataataataattttcttgctAGGTCTACGCCACTCCCAAATTAATAACAGCGCttaagtggcgtgatcggtatggtctcggCCTGGcatctcggtggctgcgagttcgattctcggccattccactgaggggtgagagatgtgtatttctggtgatagaagttcattctcgacgtggttcggaaatcacgtaacgccgttggttccatgcaacgtaaaaataccacacacaaaaaaaacatttataacagGCAAAATTAAGAATTGCAATTAACAGCGATGTACGTTGATCCAATTTcaatactactattattattaatcattattattgtataaacACATCACAGATTATAACTGACGCTTTGCCCTCTTATAAGAGAAAGTTCAGGTGTGCTAATCTtcgttaaattctctctctctctctctctctctctctctctctctctctctctctctctctctctctctctctctctctactgcactAATCCTACAGAACCAATTCCTACGTAACAGTAGGTCTATAACGGTGGAAAAACGTCACAAAATATTCTTTGTTAATTTTATAACTTGTCCTCCTAGACTTATAGTACTATGCCCTTGGAACGGCACATCCACATTTTCGAGTGACCCGTTGCCGGAGTATACCCAAATTCAGGGTGCCCATCGGGGCCATGCATGAGACCTTTCGAAGCGTATTTATTACATAATTGACGCCCCTGTGTCAGCCGTTCACGTGATGGAGTAAGTTTTGCTTCGTCACCGTAGAGAAGAATCTGCTCTGTGACGTAGAGcctgtggggagagagagagagaggaagctcgTGTTATCAGTTACCATAAGATTTTTCCTTCACACAACAGAGCAGTGATCTTGAATCATATATGtagacatactctctctctctctctctctctctctctctctctctctctctctctctctctcgggtgtgcCATAGGTAAACCATGTTGCATGACACACATACCAGATTTATGTGTGTCAAACGGCACGGAAATGACGCTAGTAGCAAGGTTCATTGCTAACGCCCTTTTAAGAATCCTGCTAGAATCCTCAAGGAATCAGAGAGAGATATTGATATAAATATTCAATAGTTCAATGTAAGGTATATACGGGGTTTGTTTTtaggtatatcatatatacatttcaAAATGTTGTCGAGAATTAGTCCTAGTTCTCTCGTAAATGAACTGCGTCAAGATATTATGCTTACGGGACGTGGATATTGAATCGTGTTTACGTTTACAACGAAAATTCACAGAGAAAAACTGGGTTCTTCCTTCGCTATAAATAATCATCTGCCATCTCTGCATGAACTCTGCCTGGGCTATTTTCAGTACGATGTAGTCATGCTTACATTAGCAACGGTATGTTAATAAGTTGTCTTTGAAGTTTCACGTAAATATTGTTGTCCTTTACATCTTTACACTGCCTAGAAAAGTTGAGaggaatgtaaatatatataattccaggaTTCACGAGACTAGTACGAAACCTACTGAAAAGTGGAACCATTCTTAGGGCAAAGGTTATAGCAGCGTAGGCCTACATTATGAATTAATTTAAGGCTTCTCGTAGACCCCAATGAACTTGGGTTCTATAAAATGTTTCAAAGGTTTTTTGGGATTACGTGAAACCTTTTATTCGTGTCCCATCTATCGTAACCCTgactttggtgataatttttttttcaactttctgcTCTTCAACATGGCTTCTTTTGTGTTTGGTGGCGACTTCAATGCCTACCATAGGTATAGTGGTTGACGTCATGCCCTCCCATGTTTAACTTAGTATAATTTCAGGTTGTCTGTAGGCAACTTGTATCAAAAGGTGCctttaccacatctgtaacaacgtaattttctttaaaatattgctcGAAATAACTCAGACTTTGGATTAGTCTAATACTGACGTTAGCTACTAAATTTAGACCTTATGCAATGTTTTACCGGTGTGAATTATCTTACTAAACTATTTCCGACTACATTCCAGAATTATAAGAGATAAGTATTCATAAATGCCAGCTTCAAACATCGTAAATTCAATTGCGTAAATTATTTTCACGGGCTCTTGCTTGAGATAAACACCAAAACACCAGTCAAtgtttttcctatattttttatcGTCTGGACACGTAGGCTGAAACACTTTCGACTACaattgtaggtatatatatgaattttccagCGTTTTCCGAATTATACTGTAGCTTAAAGCATTGCTAAATCACGAGAAGCGGATATTTCTTGGTATTTAGGCTTCAAATGCTGATAAATAAGACAAAATACGCTACAATCTCGTACTAAACCTGCCATAGATACCTAGGTACTAGcagggctgccagatttccacactaaggaaatccacactcggtctcagacagttgccagttatgctATATATTCGACTTTATCGAACTGAGGAATGTAAAAGTTGTTTAACATGATCTTGTCAGTGGTCAAAAACTTAGCAGTATGAATTCCCAatcagtagcttttttttttttttttttaactgataaataaggatagacaatgaccctttccgtttttagctcatattgttttaaacatttagttagtagatttttattgttttttttttttatgagagggtaaaagaagcaaaacttctcaacaacagtcgGTACTCTTTTATGATGATGAAAAACTGCAATGAAACTTATTTGatttgacgatgaaaaaagtaacataggtgttttacaacacctatcgtaatgaaatataacgataaaTTTATGATGATCAATCCGgcattattgccataaatataatgactagaccTATATGTTGGGCCAACTAATACTGTTGGTTATATGCTCGCAAgtgaacttttaaaaataattatcgctgtactgtatcattgcaattacataattacaataactttcatgaagaattgaagctgcaaatgatgtcttattttttagagtaaagtaaactggcaacgaatcctggaccttggctaatgtactgtaccatttaattttacatgaggatttaattaccactgcattatacaatttatcacttttatcgttgttatactcatagtcattcatttatggcaatatcaactgacaacgaaatcatgagcgctatcatctatactgataaactaggcctatgatttttgctaaggtcttacgttatacgaattacagttatgaaatcattaaagcccgttcttttcaaaagtttatgtcaccgtagttgtagaataaccaaactgattatacaggcacattaatcatttcacatgcaaaaattgcaatgtgtattgtAAAGCTGTAAAGTGcgtcgctgaaaaataatttgctaccaaatggcagtataaatgtatgcatacatttcacaaaattttcaagaaaatataccatcaaaactagcaaattaagaatactctctagtattatgaaaaagaataaatgtagattttgttgagaaccatattgaaaataatttgataGGTAACTGAGGTTGGTTGGCGCtggagccagccagttcgtacggtcaagatctagcttatattctaggtattggtttgcacatgaattcaacggtcagcgttatgcatctgataaacatccaaacgcatccacaaattaaaaaggataaaattaattatttattttttttttttttttttatggatatttgtgtgtgagacttataaaatagaatagtaaacaattttcataatttattattagattttaactagcatacgcttttaagtaaaaagcgtggaaatttttATGTGTGGATTCCACATtccacacctaatcacaatgtggacaagagaagccgtattagtgacgtcatttccacacttcggcagccctgcTAGGTAGTACTTCAGCATGGCGACCGTCTTGCATATTCACACTTGCGACTAAAATACACTTATACACTCTCTCCCTTTGCCTTTTTACTCTCTTtagagtaaatatataaatgttcgtGAACTACCAAAACCGCAAATACTCTTAAATGTCGGCTGCGTACTCGGAAGAAATAGGAAAAGTTAATTGACCGTTGATtttcaaaaccaaaacaaacaagTGTCAAGTAACTCATTAGTTTGGTCAAATGGTTCCTATTCTTCGAGGTGGAATTTGCTCACCAGTAATAATGTGGCATTGTAAAGGGCTTCTCCTGACCACCAAATTTACTCAAAATAGGTAGCAATGCACTCATTGATTAGAACGTAtgattattagtaataatctaAACCGTAAAGACAATCGGGACTCTTAAGTTTAAATGTTAGAATGGGGAATGAGgacttatattatttttcttttgctgaaGAGGAAACATCTGTAAATACTACAGTTACACTAAGCATCCTTTGTCACAGCTATAGATTATACAGCGCTCTCTCTGTAATTCTGTAAAATTTAAGATACAGACTTTGCGTTCGTAAAGAGGCCTGTGATAAGAATGATATAGGAGCGACCCGGCTGCTATAATAAGCTCTTGCCGAAAATGTCGTCAGATACATTCCACTTTTTATAATATGGGGTCGGAACTGCTCTCGAACTAGATcatagtttttctatttttcttttgaaaagcccTAGCAACTTTATTTTAGTCTTTCCTGTTAGTTTTAACCTTAAGGATACGGAGATACTGGGAGGATTTGTCTTAAAATAGCtcggaaatatatttcaaaatcataTATTAGAGTCCCTTGCGTCATGGCAGCTCCTTCCGGCCATACAATCTATGAGGCAGTTTTGGAGCCGCCTACAGTGATAAAGAAAGTCGATAGTGGTTTTGAATGACAGTATTGGTGACTCTTAAACTGGATTCATCCTCAAACACACCCTCCCCCACAGCGAGACGCCAAGATCCGCACGCAGGGACGATTTGTCCAATAGATCCTGGTTCGTAGGCGcttactccacaaacacagttgcggacacactacagtgtgtgtgtgtgtgaggtgcaaagcttttACTTTTACCccaactccctttcatttcttcttcttaacAAGTGAGGCAGAGCCGGgctacttagctttgacatccatcgctttccaggttaagaacattcttaattttaagGGCTATCCTTATACAttctcccagttttctgttaggggataTCAGTCTCCCTgtatcttcttgtgtttcttcTTCGTCAGTTTGTTGTACTGATTTGTATGCTTTAttgacacacacactctctctctctcaagacgtaTATACTACCGGCGGCCTTAACCTTCCTCGATCTTAACCTAATTATATACGTCAGCTCATCGATGTCTGAAAACCCAATGACAATTATTGGGCGTGGCTGACACAGGGACGAGTCACATTGACGAAGTGAGGcaacttttttccttattttttaataCCTTTTCATCCACTGGGAAACTTTGCAGGTCAATCTTTTATTACGATTTTTTCCACCGGAAAGATAGTAGCTATCAACATCACTTGGCAAATACGTCTGACTTTGATCGGAATCCTATCAAGTAGTATATTGTTTTGGAGAGGCTTACCAGTATTGCTCACTGGACtcaattttgtccttttttatttaaagttcaaGTAATGATTGGCTGCCTTCTTTGTAGTCCGTTCTCTTTTCAGAAACGATTGCCCCATATGTCTGAATCTCGGCTAGGGTAaatttaattacacacacacacacacacacacacacacacacacacacacacacacacacacacacacatatatatatatatatatatatatatataatatatctatatatatctatatatatatatatatatatatatatctatatatctatctatatatataatatatatatatatatatatatatatatatctaataaaaggagccataaaaaaacaccaaaatgtagagagaaaagtactatatttcagagactgctgtctctctcttcaggtatatgaatgagaaaagtttacagaaaaggtggtatttataccaagagattcgtccacaagtaagccaatttaggtcacccccgctgataatcttcctttaatcttcttaagcgttggttgaatgaacactgcgtcgacgatgtcgatgtccaattcccttttgagatgttcattacctgcttctcttttattaaggccgattccatcatttgactcttgtaccggcagttgctgctataaattacacgtgacatattccagtttattctatggttatgttcatttatatgattgaaaatagccgagttctgttgtccatacctaactgaccgtttgtgttgtattaatctctggggaagtgatttacccagagattaatacaacacaaacggtcagttaggtatggacaacagaactcggctattttcaatcatataaatgaacataaccatagaataaactggaatatgtcacgtgtaatttatagcagcaactgccggtacaagagtcaaatgatggaatcggccttaataaaagagaagcaggtaatgaacatctcaaaagggaattggacatcggacatcgtcgacgcagtgttcattcaaccaacgcttaagaagattaaaggaagattatcagcggggtgacctaaattgcttacttgtggacgaatctcttggtataaataccaccttttctgtaaacttttctcattcatatacctgaagagagagacagcagtctctgaaatatagtacttttctctctacattttggtgttttttatgggcctccttttattagatggaattctgttgttacagaacacttttaccagtcatatatatatatagagatatatatatatatctatatatagatagatatatgatatataatctatatatatatatatatatatatatatatatatatatatacatatatattatatattgatgtgTAAATTATAACTAATTAatgtgaatttgaatttaatagGTTCTTTGTGGGTTGAtagtattttgaaatataaacatttcatatagaattatatattattatacatgttttatgtatatgtgtcttGTCAGTATATCTAATTTTACTTTCAGTGAAAATTAAGCATTAGCTGATATTTTACCATAAGTacttttattctatattataaaaaagggaaaagaacttCGTAGAGTAATCTTCTTTGTAAATGTAAATAGTTTAGTTAGGTAAAGGttgtaaaaaattgaaaatggagtATTATGGTGAAATGTAAGAACATTCCTTATGCATCAAAAGAAcagttacattttttatataaacaaatgagGTCCCCATAAGGTTCACAATGAAGGATTATTTCCTTAGGGTTTCGAAAtcgaaatgacttttttttttttttttttctccatttcatccTTTAATGGGAAACATTTACgatatttgtacatacatacaagcaacgGACCTCATTTGTCTTTATGTTCAAATAAAACTATTACAAGGGTGGAAGTATGAAGTTAGTAAATTATGGCGAGTCAAAGAAAATGGCAACTTGTACCATAAACTTGATAAAGATTATGCAGTAATGAGTATTATTTATTAACACTGGTgaatcataaaatatatttaatgcaGAATGATGCTTTAGAGAATAGTGTGTGTATTTAGACATGGAAGAGGGTTTGTGTATAAAAGAGTCTGTTATTACTACTAagactttaaaatatttttttaaccttcAGTCTAGTGTTCCAGGTTTAGGTTAAGTTGGCATGGAAACTTTGGGGTCAATTATTTTAGACAGTTTCTCCTGCAAGCTTATTGATATTGAAAAGTAATGCATAACATTTTTGCTAAGTAATGTAGTGGAATAGCATGATTCATTTCTTATAGAATAAGAAGCAAAAACATGCTTTGGTATAGCAGTAGATTTTAGACAGCCATAGACTGTACCTGCAAGAATGCTTAACATTGGTTGAGgtctgtttctttctttatttcaggtGCTATCATGCTAGTCTGAGGTGAttgtgggtggtggtggtggtggcagaCCTAATTTCCTTCAACACTAACACTCCCTTCTCAAACTTCTTCCTACTGACAACTGTCACCTCTCATTTCTAGATCTTTACCCACTCTTGTTTGCTCCAAGAACCTTGCATACCTTCATCATGCAGGTGAAACAAAGTCTTAGGAAGAAAGGGAAGTCAGAGACTCCTGTGGTTCCCAAGAAGAGTGCGCAGAAATCCACCAAGAAAGAGTCTCCTAACAAGAAGAAAGCTTCGGAGCCTGAGAGCGTAACGGACGTTGCTGACGACACCAGTACTATTTCAGCTAACATCAATGCTAAAAAGAGAAAAGTCAAGGAAGAGCCTAAGACGTACAACGCTTCGAAAAAACCAAGAGTGGAGAAGGCTACCGAGAAGCAAAccccagaaaagaagaaaagtgaaTCAAAGCCCATCATTACTGCCAATAATGCAGAAAAGAATGGAATTTCTCCACACCCAAAAAGACCAAAGAGACAAGTAAAAACAGCAAAAGGTAAGGCAGAGAAATCTcccaaaaacacaaaacaatcAGACAAACTTCAAGAAAAAGGCGACAAAGGCTCAGCAGTCTCTTCTCAAGATTTCTCTGACAAAGAAAACTCTGCAAATTTGATCAAACATGCTGATCTATCAAACGAAGATGATGAAGGCAGCGAAACTGAAGATGACCTTGACCCACTGTCTGAAAATGATTTGGATGTTGATGTAGAGGACACAGATGATTCTGCTTTACCAGATAAAGATGCCAAGGATCCTGCTGAAGATCACATTGCATACTTGGAAGAATTTGAATTAGACAAGAACAACAAACCCAAAAGATTTAAATGTACTATATGTGGTAAATGCTCTAGTGCCAAATCTGACCTAATCAAACATATCCGAATCCATACGGGGGATAGGCCGTATAAATGTAAGATTTGTAACGCTAGTTTTATCCAAGTAACAGCTTTCCATGGGCACATTACCATCCATACAGGAGAAAAACCATTTAAGTGTGATCTCTGTAGAAAATCATTTGCTATAAAAGATCGGCTCAGGCTCCACATGAGAATTCATACTGGAGAAAAGCCCCATAAGTGTAGTCAGTGCAACTTGACCTTCGCTCGTCGCAGCCAAGTGACACAGCATCAACGGGTCCACACGGGTAAAAAGGACTATCAGTGCACGGAATGCAATGCTCGCTTTGCTTCGTATCACACGCTCAAAGGCCATGTGATGGCACATCGTGGCGTCAAGGAATTCCAGTGTGGAGCGTGTGGTAAGAAGTTTATCCGCGTGGAAGGAATGTACAAGCACATCCGCACAGTGCACCGTGGGTCTAGGCCTTATACTTGTGAGATCTGTGGAAAAGCATTCAAAGGACATTTAAGACAACATATGAGATTGCATTTAGGTATGAGACCTTATCAGTGTTCTACTTGTGGTTCCTCCTTCACACAAAATTCACAGCTGACTGTCCACATGAGAATTCACACTGGAGAACGCCCCTACAAGTGTCAAATCTGCGGAGCGGCATTCGCTCATTCTTCTGCCTGTAAGATTCATATGCGGTCTCACACGGGAGAAAAACCATTTTCCTGTATACTCTGCTCTGCTGCATTTGCACAGCTTCCTCACCTCAAGAAACATATGAAATGTGTTCACAATGCTACAAAACCCTACCTCTGCAAGCTATGCAAAGAATACTTCCAGACACAGAGCGAGTTAGAGGCACACAATCGCGATGCACACGGCATagcaaaaactgcagaggaaGAAGCCGAGGAGATTGTGGAAGAGGCATCCCTAGCTCGGCTCAGAAATCGACTGGCCGTGCTGCTCTACCGCATATCCTCTGAGGAGCGTCGCTGCAAGTTTGGCTTCGGGTCCCTCCTTGTGGATGAAGTTCTGAAATTGTCGCTTCAGTCCTCCGGCCACGAACCTTTCGAGGACCCTTCATTGTCACGTCTGGATGAACTGCGGAAAAATGTGTTATTACTTTTGCAGTGGACCATACCAAAAGATACCATggaagaatatcataaaaacaacATGACAGTCGATGAAGTTCTTGATATGTTAACTACTTAATAGTGTCAAATTTAGGTTTtgtgtattttagttttttatctcGGTGTGATGGAAAGTgagaaaggaaaactgaaagttttattacaaaattccgTAGCAAAGCTTTATTCAATCTGGCTTTCATATAGTCTGTGTAAGTATGTGATTCAGGGAAGCCATTTTATGTGCAATTTCGCCTTACACATTTGCATCGGCACCTTGGAAAATCAAAAAAGAACTAaagtcaaataatttgacatgaATGATCGTAGTTCATGTCTGTGTaggctatttatttattcaaagttattcatttgtataaatcaGGTTTTGTGTTGTATAGTAGTAAGGAGTTATATTTAAATATGcagtataaaatgtatattattatttattactcaaTCCATGAATTCATTGTGGCCATATCAGAGATCAGCAAATCCTTCCTGTCTAGTCGAGTTTGTATGGGAATGCTGGCTCTCtttattaatagttttatgaCTGTTCTCGGACCAAATTCTTTCTGTTTGAGTCAGACAACATAAAAAATTAACGGCAGTTTTGTGTATCAACAAATTTGTGAATATAGTATTTCATATGGAAAGAATTTTGTCCTAAACGTAATATTATAAGCATATAACTGTGTTCTGAACCGTATCATCGTGTTCTTTGTCAATTTGTCTAGTCCATTTGGTGCCAATATGAATTCCCACCGAAAGTTTATCGTGTGAATTGaggatttatttgttttcttttcaggtGTTAATGAAACTATAATGTTATCCAGACTGTCGTGATCTGAATGTGCTGTTATGTCATTCTGTTCCTCCCCCACTGTCCTAGTCAGATGTGGTGCTTACGATTGCAAACTGTCGTCTAAGGTTAAGAGATGCAACAGGTTACACATTACAGGTATCGCTCAAAGATTTCAGcaattaaacagaaaaaatatttgtacTACGTATTTCTTAATGAACTGAAAGAAGGTACATAAAGTCTTGCCACTTGATAGATACTACTGTAATTAGGGAATTTTGTATTCATGTAAAATAATTGTATTCATCAATTCATCAATGAGAAAACACAAATTTGTCAACTTGATGATCATATACTGAAGCATTCCTGGAAGGTCACTTTTTAGTGTTTAATCTATCCATCTGCACTACCAAAGAGTCTTACATTGTTATCATcattctaatgatggatcaatcATCAGAGACCACATTTCAAGAGTAAATGAGCATGTGCCATATTTTAATTACCCTCTGTAATTACTCCTTGAtgataaaaatactttttatcaTCAAGGGCTCACTGTTGTACCTCAAGACCTTAGTGTCAACACTGTAGTTTTAGACTTcaagatgtctctctctctttctctgtaagaTTTCAAGTTCTCCCTCAAATATGTTAACTGAAGTAATCCTTTTGTATATTATTTCCTTCAGTAGCGCGTAGTACTCACTTAGACCTACTCTCTGTGCATGTTCTGAAACACTGGGTCTGGTTTTTGGGGAATCtgtctttttccatttccttttattttataaagtttattttaatgtatatctAATTCATTTATACTTTGCTTGAACTGTTTAGAGGTGGTGGGTAACTCCAGTGGTATATTTGGTACTGGTTCATA
It includes:
- the LOC135211855 gene encoding zinc finger protein 436-like; the encoded protein is MQVKQSLRKKGKSETPVVPKKSAQKSTKKESPNKKKASEPESVTDVADDTSTISANINAKKRKVKEEPKTYNASKKPRVEKATEKQTPEKKKSESKPIITANNAEKNGISPHPKRPKRQVKTAKGKAEKSPKNTKQSDKLQEKGDKGSAVSSQDFSDKENSANLIKHADLSNEDDEGSETEDDLDPLSENDLDVDVEDTDDSALPDKDAKDPAEDHIAYLEEFELDKNNKPKRFKCTICGKCSSAKSDLIKHIRIHTGDRPYKCKICNASFIQVTAFHGHITIHTGEKPFKCDLCRKSFAIKDRLRLHMRIHTGEKPHKCSQCNLTFARRSQVTQHQRVHTGKKDYQCTECNARFASYHTLKGHVMAHRGVKEFQCGACGKKFIRVEGMYKHIRTVHRGSRPYTCEICGKAFKGHLRQHMRLHLGMRPYQCSTCGSSFTQNSQLTVHMRIHTGERPYKCQICGAAFAHSSACKIHMRSHTGEKPFSCILCSAAFAQLPHLKKHMKCVHNATKPYLCKLCKEYFQTQSELEAHNRDAHGIAKTAEEEAEEIVEEASLARLRNRLAVLLYRISSEERRCKFGFGSLLVDEVLKLSLQSSGHEPFEDPSLSRLDELRKNVLLLLQWTIPKDTMEEYHKNNMTVDEVLDMLTT